Proteins encoded within one genomic window of Chelatococcus sp. HY11:
- a CDS encoding FAD-dependent monooxygenase, producing the protein MAGRVLVVGAGPVGLTMATELARYNVPVRLIDRMTARSDKSRAVVLWSRTLELLDRAGVTDDLLAIGNKVTAANILAGSQRIGRIGFDEVQSPYPFALMVPQCDTEAVLERHLEAYGVKSELGMELLDFTQDADGVSAVIRAADGQEETERFQWLVACDGAHSTVRHRLGLTFGGDTMDEDWTLGDFHVSGAPFPPSELATCWHEDGVIVFLPISSNRYRVIASLGPSTDEAPVPLAREEFQALVDRRGPGGFVLTDTIWTTAFRINERQVADYRSGRIFLAGDAAHVHSPAGGQGMNTGMQDAFNLAWKLGMVCHGLSTAPALLDSYSVERKAVGASVIQSSGRMTKMSILHSHAAQSLRNLVAHAVMGLSSVRRAMVESMAEVSVGYPQSPLNGPASGDGLAVGVRARPVAGELPYGAGDRPLFSLRAAPGRAGEIAARYPQLIEARIRPAAPIDGIELIRPDGYVAASASSGNWEDIVAYLDDLDKPAIGASSFI; encoded by the coding sequence ATGGCTGGCCGTGTTCTTGTCGTCGGTGCGGGGCCCGTGGGGCTGACCATGGCCACCGAGCTCGCGCGATACAATGTTCCCGTCCGCCTGATCGATAGAATGACAGCTCGCAGTGACAAGTCCAGGGCGGTCGTGCTCTGGAGCCGAACCTTGGAGCTTCTGGACAGGGCAGGTGTCACGGACGATCTGCTGGCGATCGGCAACAAGGTCACCGCCGCCAATATACTCGCCGGCAGCCAACGGATCGGACGTATCGGCTTCGACGAGGTGCAGTCACCTTATCCGTTTGCATTGATGGTGCCCCAATGCGACACGGAAGCCGTTCTGGAGCGTCATCTTGAAGCGTACGGCGTGAAGTCGGAGCTCGGTATGGAACTCCTCGATTTTACCCAGGATGCTGACGGCGTGTCCGCCGTGATACGCGCGGCCGACGGACAGGAGGAAACCGAGCGCTTTCAATGGCTCGTCGCCTGCGATGGAGCCCACAGCACCGTCAGGCATCGGCTTGGCCTCACGTTCGGCGGCGACACGATGGATGAAGACTGGACGCTGGGAGATTTCCACGTGTCAGGGGCGCCATTTCCGCCGTCGGAACTCGCGACGTGCTGGCACGAGGACGGGGTCATCGTCTTCCTGCCGATAAGTTCCAACCGCTACCGCGTCATCGCCAGCCTCGGGCCGTCCACCGATGAGGCCCCCGTTCCGCTGGCGCGCGAGGAGTTCCAGGCGCTGGTCGATCGCCGGGGGCCGGGTGGATTTGTGCTGACGGACACGATCTGGACGACAGCTTTTCGCATCAACGAGCGGCAGGTCGCGGATTATCGGTCCGGCCGAATTTTCCTGGCGGGTGACGCGGCGCACGTCCACAGCCCCGCCGGCGGCCAGGGCATGAACACGGGTATGCAGGATGCATTCAATCTGGCCTGGAAACTGGGGATGGTCTGTCATGGCCTTTCGACAGCGCCAGCTTTGCTCGACAGCTACAGCGTCGAGCGAAAGGCTGTCGGCGCCTCCGTGATCCAGTCATCGGGCCGGATGACGAAGATGTCCATTCTGCACAGCCATGCCGCCCAGAGCCTTCGTAACCTGGTTGCCCATGCCGTCATGGGTCTCTCGTCAGTCCGCCGGGCCATGGTGGAGTCCATGGCTGAAGTCTCTGTCGGGTATCCGCAAAGCCCGCTCAATGGGCCTGCTTCGGGCGATGGCCTCGCTGTCGGGGTTCGGGCGCGGCCTGTTGCCGGCGAACTGCCTTATGGCGCTGGTGATCGACCGCTCTTCAGCCTGCGGGCCGCGCCTGGCAGGGCAGGGGAGATCGCCGCGCGCTATCCGCAGCTGATCGAGGCGCGGATCCGGCCGGCCGCACCCATCGACGGCATCGAACTGATCCGACCGGACGGCTATGTCGCCGCATCCGCGTCGTCCGGCAATTGGGAAGACATTGTTGCCTATCTCGATGACCTCGACAAACCTGCGATAGGGGCCTCTTCGTTTATCTGA